In a single window of the Bradyrhizobium sp. ORS 285 genome:
- a CDS encoding ABC transporter ATP-binding protein translates to MTLIEAKQIGIEFPVAPPNARSFRHLAIKAASRVGGRVSKSDGSFQFVQALDDLSFTLKQGDRLGLVGHNGAGKTTLIRVLAGIYEPTRGSLRVVGRNVPMFDIGLGMDEEASGYENIRTRGLILGLSPEEIEQRVPEIAEFAELGDYLELPIRTYSSGMLLRLVFSIAASIHGDIILMDEWIAVGDAQFRKKTHGRLQEITGRSGIVVLASHDMGLLRDTCNLGLYLDGGRVRAFGALDDVLKELPTA, encoded by the coding sequence ATGACTCTGATTGAAGCCAAGCAAATCGGCATCGAGTTTCCGGTCGCGCCACCGAACGCGCGGTCGTTCCGGCATCTGGCCATCAAGGCGGCCTCGCGCGTCGGCGGCCGGGTCTCGAAGAGCGATGGCTCGTTCCAGTTCGTGCAGGCGCTCGACGACCTCAGCTTCACGTTGAAGCAGGGCGACCGGCTCGGCCTTGTCGGCCACAACGGCGCCGGCAAAACCACGCTGATCCGCGTGCTCGCCGGCATCTATGAGCCCACACGCGGCTCGTTGCGGGTCGTCGGGCGTAACGTTCCGATGTTCGACATCGGCCTCGGCATGGACGAAGAGGCGTCGGGGTACGAGAACATCCGCACCCGCGGCCTGATTCTGGGGCTCTCGCCCGAGGAGATCGAGCAGCGCGTGCCGGAGATTGCCGAATTCGCCGAGCTCGGAGACTATCTCGAGCTGCCGATACGGACCTATTCCTCCGGCATGCTGCTGCGCCTGGTGTTCTCGATCGCGGCCTCCATTCACGGCGACATCATCCTGATGGACGAGTGGATCGCGGTCGGCGACGCCCAGTTCCGCAAGAAGACCCACGGCCGGCTGCAGGAGATCACCGGCCGTTCCGGCATCGTCGTGCTCGCCTCCCACGACATGGGCCTGCTGCGGGACACCTGTAATCTCGGACTCTATCTCGACGGCGGCCGCGTGCGCGCCTTCGGCGCTCTGGATGATGTATTGAAAGAGCTGCCGACAGCCTGA
- a CDS encoding class I SAM-dependent methyltransferase, which yields MQHVKHKTDCRLCGSTSLDHVLPIRPSAIGDAFVTADRLSETQDLYPLDCYLCLSCGHLQNLDVVDPDILFRDYTYRSSVSLGLVEHFKRYAQSVVSTLAIPKGSLVAEMGSNDGSLLKAFKAEGMRVQGVDPARDIAATATSEGVPTIPDFFTSALAARIKAEQGEAKLFCANNVFAHIDNMSDVVKGIRLLLADDGAFVFEVSYIVDMIDNMVFDTIYHEHVSHHALIPLETFMNRHDMTLFHVERTGTKGGSIRAFAQPKSTGKRPRSAELSKLIAEEERRGVTKPQIYRDWFVAIEDCKRRVLATLDEAIAAGKLVAAYGASTTTTTLLYHFELESRVKFIVDDNQLKQGRFSPGAHIPVLPSSELATRKPDIVVILAWIYADPILKRNQAYLDAGGRFLVPLPEPRIVDASGSKTI from the coding sequence ATGCAGCACGTCAAGCACAAGACCGATTGCCGCCTGTGCGGCTCGACCTCGCTCGATCACGTGCTGCCGATCAGGCCTTCGGCGATCGGCGATGCGTTCGTGACCGCCGACCGGCTGAGCGAGACGCAGGATCTGTATCCGCTCGACTGCTATCTCTGCCTGTCCTGCGGTCACCTGCAGAACCTCGACGTCGTCGATCCCGACATCCTGTTTCGCGACTACACCTATCGCAGTTCGGTTTCGCTCGGCCTCGTCGAGCATTTCAAGCGCTATGCCCAGTCGGTGGTGTCGACGCTCGCGATCCCGAAAGGCAGCCTCGTCGCCGAGATGGGCAGCAATGACGGCTCGCTCCTGAAGGCGTTCAAGGCCGAGGGCATGCGGGTGCAGGGCGTCGACCCCGCGCGCGATATCGCAGCGACCGCCACCAGCGAAGGCGTTCCGACGATCCCGGACTTCTTCACCAGCGCGTTGGCGGCGCGCATCAAGGCGGAGCAAGGCGAAGCGAAGCTCTTCTGCGCCAACAACGTGTTCGCCCATATCGACAACATGTCCGATGTCGTCAAGGGCATCCGGCTGCTGCTCGCCGACGATGGCGCCTTCGTGTTCGAGGTCTCCTACATCGTCGACATGATCGACAACATGGTGTTCGACACCATCTACCACGAGCACGTCTCGCATCACGCGCTGATCCCGCTCGAGACGTTCATGAACCGGCACGACATGACGCTGTTCCATGTCGAGCGGACCGGCACCAAGGGCGGCTCGATCCGCGCCTTCGCGCAGCCGAAATCGACCGGCAAGCGGCCGCGCTCGGCGGAGCTGTCGAAGCTGATCGCCGAGGAGGAGCGCCGCGGCGTCACCAAGCCGCAGATCTACCGCGACTGGTTCGTCGCCATCGAAGACTGCAAGCGCCGGGTGCTCGCCACGCTCGACGAGGCCATCGCCGCCGGCAAGCTGGTCGCGGCCTATGGCGCCTCGACCACCACGACCACCCTGCTCTACCATTTCGAGCTGGAGAGCCGGGTCAAGTTCATCGTCGACGACAACCAGCTCAAGCAAGGCCGTTTCAGCCCCGGCGCCCATATCCCGGTGCTGCCCTCCAGCGAGCTTGCCACCCGCAAGCCCGATATCGTCGTGATTCTCGCCTGGATCTATGCCGATCCGATTCTGAAGCGGAATCAGGCGTATCTCGATGCGGGCGGCCGCTTCCTCGTGCCGCTGCCGGAGCCCCGGATCGTCGATGCCTCGGGGTCGAAGACGATCTGA
- a CDS encoding TIGR04372 family glycosyltransferase yields MTVRAPFGSLRRRLVGQQRAPAPTLATPIVPSLPAPRSRWSPRSWLTASAFRLYTFLSARRRQLLPLTTRAATILDTRLIIAPAGAGLLRWLDRQLERGTFIGTLLARLTSTTLAAAAQVHLAASRKPSALRAVRILNLIFRSNVRARAGVGAQAYFTTLALCSAYDRITREVPRPEAVDSFAINFAVGVAHMYRGNLPVAAHFLTAAAASGDGNALRKLGAVHALAGDHVRAAACFKASVERDPRSVMVHQNYAGGYDPSTYTPSAWELENAGELLIYDNLIQLGENFYHQGRYDDTFRSYQAALDHQDALARKWSIPQPLIQRIAAASRIFDPTLPVRLLGYEWVTLIGHIGFIDCHLRMAALGMLPRANYVLLAPQSKVVNQPFLRLFDPHVTIIEDPALVDDLLPYQRLVGDQFIAVRGKDGLAEPWAHAASRAQVAWAEQQRGPIVTVPAELMEQGAARLRAAGVTADWFVAIHIREGGYHGDGPGTTRQHRSANVGDYLDAIAAVTARGGAVVRLGDRSMTPLRGMAGVFDYAHSDIKSAEMDLYLCAAARLFIGTTSGLTTAVQALGTPMLLVNCISNDCQFWHERTDFTVRPVYDRRARRYLSLRETYRQPLQALLIDTAVLARHGLEIHANTAQDITAAVRYKLDCLDGVGRPLRDDEPLLARYRRALSSNAYNFGASLPVPAFLNRLPELLD; encoded by the coding sequence ATGACGGTTCGTGCGCCCTTCGGCTCTCTCCGGCGTCGCCTCGTCGGGCAGCAGCGAGCCCCCGCACCGACCCTGGCCACCCCGATCGTACCGTCCTTGCCTGCGCCGCGAAGCCGCTGGTCGCCGCGGAGCTGGCTGACGGCATCGGCGTTTCGTCTCTATACCTTCCTGAGCGCGCGGCGCCGGCAATTGCTGCCACTGACCACCCGCGCCGCAACCATCCTCGACACCAGGCTCATCATCGCGCCGGCCGGCGCCGGACTGCTGCGGTGGTTGGACAGGCAGCTCGAACGTGGCACGTTTATCGGAACGCTGCTGGCCCGGCTGACGTCGACGACGCTGGCCGCGGCGGCGCAGGTTCATCTCGCCGCCAGCCGCAAACCGAGCGCGTTGCGTGCGGTGCGGATCCTGAACCTGATCTTCCGCAGCAACGTGCGCGCGCGGGCAGGTGTCGGCGCGCAGGCCTATTTCACCACCCTGGCGCTGTGCAGCGCCTATGACCGGATCACCCGCGAGGTGCCGCGGCCTGAGGCGGTCGACAGCTTCGCGATCAATTTCGCGGTCGGCGTCGCCCACATGTATCGTGGTAATCTGCCAGTTGCGGCGCATTTCCTGACGGCCGCCGCAGCCTCGGGCGACGGCAACGCATTGCGCAAGCTCGGTGCTGTCCATGCTTTGGCTGGCGACCACGTCCGTGCGGCCGCATGCTTCAAGGCTTCCGTCGAACGCGATCCGCGCTCGGTCATGGTGCATCAGAACTACGCCGGCGGCTACGATCCCTCCACCTATACGCCAAGCGCCTGGGAGCTGGAGAATGCCGGCGAACTCCTGATCTACGACAACCTGATCCAGCTCGGCGAGAACTTCTATCACCAGGGCCGCTACGACGACACGTTCCGCAGCTACCAGGCGGCGCTCGATCATCAGGACGCCTTGGCGCGCAAATGGTCGATTCCGCAGCCGCTGATCCAGCGCATTGCCGCGGCCAGCCGCATCTTCGATCCCACGCTCCCGGTCCGCCTGCTCGGTTATGAATGGGTGACACTGATCGGCCATATCGGCTTCATCGATTGCCACCTGCGCATGGCCGCGCTCGGCATGCTGCCACGCGCCAACTACGTGCTGCTCGCCCCGCAAAGCAAGGTGGTCAACCAGCCTTTCCTCAGGCTCTTCGATCCGCATGTCACGATCATCGAGGACCCAGCTCTCGTCGACGACCTGCTGCCCTATCAGCGGCTGGTCGGTGACCAGTTCATCGCCGTGCGCGGCAAGGACGGTCTGGCTGAGCCGTGGGCCCACGCGGCGTCGCGGGCGCAGGTGGCATGGGCGGAGCAGCAGCGCGGGCCGATCGTGACGGTTCCAGCAGAGCTGATGGAACAAGGCGCTGCCAGGCTGCGCGCCGCGGGCGTGACCGCCGACTGGTTCGTCGCGATCCACATCCGCGAGGGCGGCTATCACGGTGACGGGCCCGGCACGACGCGCCAGCATCGCTCTGCCAATGTCGGTGACTACCTGGACGCCATTGCTGCCGTCACAGCACGCGGCGGCGCCGTGGTCCGGCTCGGCGACCGCAGCATGACGCCGCTGCGTGGCATGGCCGGCGTATTCGACTACGCGCACAGCGACATCAAGTCGGCGGAGATGGATCTCTATCTCTGCGCCGCCGCCCGCCTGTTCATTGGGACGACCTCGGGCCTGACCACCGCCGTGCAGGCGCTGGGAACACCGATGCTGCTGGTCAACTGCATCTCCAACGACTGCCAGTTCTGGCACGAGCGCACCGACTTCACCGTGCGCCCAGTCTACGACCGGCGTGCCCGGCGCTATCTGTCTCTGAGGGAGACCTACCGCCAGCCACTGCAAGCGCTGCTGATCGACACCGCCGTGCTGGCGCGGCACGGGCTCGAGATTCACGCCAATACCGCGCAGGACATCACGGCCGCCGTTCGCTACAAGCTCGATTGCCTCGACGGCGTCGGCCGGCCGTTGCGGGACGACGAGCCCCTGCTCGCGCGCTATCGCCGGGCGCTCAGCAGCAATGCCTACAACTTTGGTGCGTCGCTACCGGTCCCGGCGTTCTTGAACCGGCTGCCGGAACTTCTGGACTGA
- a CDS encoding glycosyltransferase family A protein, protein MTPMTSPAAAPTVTLVVPNFNHAHYLPESLGSIANQTRAPDRVIVIDDCSTDDSIAVIERFLSDRPSWRLIRHGTNQGVVRGQNEALAIADTAWIGFLGADDALHPTYLEKAMAQAANHPDAGLIVACCEIIGPKGPSAKRMLRPVMLLAPASAMLTPADIRQALRFGDNYFSGTTSLYRRTALQALGGFDVKLGSFSDAFLARRLALTYGCYFIAEALGYWRIHGQNYSTATATDPASLNAKLAEIGALIAHSKLFPDGYDNVFARRNRFGAARMVLGGETAPSAKAARISALLDGNELDTQLLRLLLSFGSAGHLAALAWMALRTRPMSLTRLLAQTTARRAILSATPGYRAP, encoded by the coding sequence ATGACCCCGATGACCAGCCCAGCCGCCGCGCCGACCGTCACCCTGGTCGTCCCCAACTTCAATCACGCTCACTACCTGCCGGAGTCGCTCGGCAGTATCGCCAATCAGACCCGCGCGCCTGACCGCGTCATCGTCATCGACGACTGCTCGACCGATGACAGCATTGCGGTCATCGAACGCTTCCTCTCGGACAGGCCGAGCTGGCGGTTGATCCGCCACGGGACCAATCAGGGCGTCGTGCGCGGGCAGAATGAAGCGCTGGCGATCGCGGACACCGCATGGATCGGCTTTCTCGGCGCCGACGACGCGCTGCATCCGACATATCTCGAAAAGGCGATGGCACAGGCGGCGAACCATCCGGACGCCGGCCTCATCGTCGCCTGCTGCGAGATCATCGGTCCGAAGGGGCCGTCCGCGAAACGGATGCTGCGACCGGTGATGCTGCTTGCTCCGGCATCGGCGATGCTGACGCCGGCCGACATTCGCCAGGCGCTGCGCTTTGGCGACAACTACTTCTCGGGTACCACCTCGCTCTATCGCCGCACGGCCTTGCAGGCGCTCGGCGGCTTCGACGTCAAGCTCGGCTCGTTCTCGGACGCATTTCTCGCACGGCGCCTGGCCCTGACCTATGGCTGCTACTTCATCGCGGAAGCGCTGGGCTACTGGCGCATTCACGGCCAGAACTACTCGACCGCCACGGCGACAGACCCCGCATCGCTCAACGCCAAACTCGCGGAGATCGGCGCGCTGATCGCGCACAGCAAGCTGTTTCCCGACGGTTATGACAACGTCTTCGCACGGCGCAATCGCTTCGGCGCGGCGCGGATGGTGCTGGGTGGCGAGACCGCGCCGTCCGCCAAGGCTGCGCGCATCTCCGCATTGCTCGACGGCAACGAGCTCGACACTCAGCTGCTGCGGCTGCTGTTGAGCTTCGGCTCCGCCGGCCATCTTGCCGCGCTGGCGTGGATGGCCTTGCGGACCCGGCCGATGTCGCTGACGCGTCTGCTCGCCCAGACCACAGCCCGACGCGCGATCCTGTCCGCCACCCCAGGCTATCGCGCACCATGA
- a CDS encoding SDR family NAD(P)-dependent oxidoreductase, whose product MTDHAVVVGGTRGLGRVVVERFLARGCAVSVVSRQRPADFPDQPGLKHFSADLERSESFVGLWREIAEAQGPIRYVVLSQRYRGQGDPWAGEIQVGLTASRDLIEGFSGHFAEDGDRAIGVVSSVYAEFVGSSQPVGYHVVKGGLNAMVRHYAATLGRRGIRVNAIMPLTYLKRESRVFYEQNDKLMETYRKLVPLGRLGTAEECADALDFLCSSRASFINGQSLFLDGGVSTVWQEEVAKSFAGL is encoded by the coding sequence ATGACCGATCATGCCGTGGTGGTCGGCGGCACCCGCGGGCTCGGCCGCGTGGTCGTCGAGCGATTCCTGGCGCGCGGCTGCGCCGTCAGCGTGGTGTCGCGGCAGCGGCCGGCCGATTTTCCCGATCAGCCAGGCCTCAAGCATTTTTCGGCGGATCTCGAGCGCAGCGAGAGCTTTGTCGGGCTCTGGCGTGAGATTGCCGAGGCTCAGGGGCCCATCCGCTACGTCGTGCTCAGCCAGCGCTACCGCGGCCAGGGGGATCCCTGGGCCGGCGAGATCCAAGTCGGCCTGACCGCCTCGCGCGACCTGATCGAAGGTTTTTCCGGCCATTTTGCCGAGGACGGCGACCGCGCCATCGGCGTGGTCAGCTCGGTCTATGCCGAATTCGTCGGATCGTCGCAGCCGGTCGGGTACCACGTCGTGAAGGGCGGCCTGAACGCGATGGTCCGGCATTATGCCGCGACGCTCGGCCGCCGCGGCATCCGCGTCAACGCCATCATGCCGCTGACCTATCTGAAGCGGGAATCGCGCGTCTTCTACGAGCAGAACGACAAGCTGATGGAGACCTACCGGAAGCTGGTCCCGCTCGGCCGGCTCGGCACCGCCGAGGAATGCGCCGACGCCCTCGATTTCCTGTGCAGCTCGCGCGCGTCGTTCATCAATGGGCAGAGCCTGTTCCTCGATGGCGGAGTGTCCACAGTCTGGCAAGAAGAGGTCGCCAAGAGCTTCGCGGGGCTGTAA
- a CDS encoding ABC transporter permease, with protein MTTVTDGQVERFVVADQRRVSWARCREDIAPFITRHVTWRALAAGDIRSKYRRTMLGPWWITATNAITALIMGSVAGRFLGADMKTYLPHFMVSMTIWGFISSSLSESCYTMINAGGMIKAVDMPILIHVMRMVQRNLIIFLHNIAVIPFIWLVYPWSVGFGMVLAILGLMIVYVFVVSASVIVSMICVRYRDVPPVMAAVLQLLFFISPIIWEPSSIRGGEFIVTLNPIAYLLAVTRGPLMGDVPGLATWAGAIGSVVVLTAAMIYIYTRYRSRVVYWA; from the coding sequence ATGACCACCGTGACCGATGGACAGGTCGAACGGTTCGTGGTTGCGGATCAGCGTCGCGTCTCATGGGCGCGCTGCCGCGAGGACATCGCGCCGTTCATCACCCGTCACGTCACTTGGCGCGCGCTCGCGGCCGGCGACATCCGCTCGAAATACCGCCGCACCATGCTCGGACCATGGTGGATCACGGCCACGAACGCGATCACGGCGCTGATCATGGGCAGCGTGGCCGGCCGCTTCCTCGGCGCCGACATGAAGACCTACCTGCCCCACTTCATGGTCAGCATGACCATCTGGGGCTTCATATCGTCCTCGCTCAGCGAATCCTGCTACACGATGATCAATGCGGGCGGCATGATCAAAGCCGTGGACATGCCGATTCTGATCCACGTGATGCGCATGGTTCAGCGCAACCTGATCATCTTCCTGCACAACATCGCGGTCATTCCGTTCATATGGCTGGTCTATCCGTGGTCGGTGGGCTTCGGAATGGTGCTCGCCATCCTCGGCCTGATGATCGTCTACGTCTTTGTCGTCAGCGCCTCGGTGATCGTCTCGATGATCTGCGTGCGCTATCGCGACGTGCCGCCGGTGATGGCGGCCGTGCTGCAGCTGCTGTTCTTCATTTCCCCGATCATCTGGGAGCCGTCGAGCATCCGTGGCGGCGAGTTCATCGTGACGCTCAATCCGATCGCCTATCTGCTTGCGGTCACGCGCGGCCCGCTGATGGGCGACGTTCCCGGCCTCGCGACCTGGGCCGGTGCCATCGGATCGGTCGTCGTGTTGACTGCCGCCATGATCTATATCTACACGCGCTATCGCTCGCGCGTCGTGTATTGGGCCTGA
- a CDS encoding WbuC family cupin fold metalloprotein — MSLVQKSPEVFLAEGPIAAVGQAEINTLKAAVKASPKRRARINAHPDGEDQLHEMIIAIDSHSYIRPHKHPGKSEAFHIVEGEVDIVVFDDSGEIARVVELGAPGGTRPFYYRMSNAFFHTLIIRSELLVVHEITNGPFRPGASVFADFAPEDSDTAAAAAYQADLVRRVAALQDAAA, encoded by the coding sequence ATGAGCCTCGTTCAAAAATCCCCCGAGGTGTTCCTGGCCGAAGGACCGATCGCTGCGGTCGGGCAAGCCGAGATCAACACGCTGAAGGCCGCCGTGAAGGCCAGCCCGAAGCGACGGGCGCGGATCAACGCGCATCCGGACGGCGAGGATCAGCTGCATGAGATGATCATCGCGATCGATTCGCACTCGTACATTCGGCCGCACAAGCATCCCGGCAAGAGCGAGGCGTTCCACATCGTCGAGGGCGAGGTCGACATCGTCGTGTTCGACGATTCCGGCGAGATCGCGCGTGTCGTCGAACTGGGGGCGCCGGGCGGGACGCGGCCGTTCTATTACCGCATGTCCAACGCATTTTTCCACACGCTGATCATCCGCAGCGAACTCCTGGTCGTACACGAGATCACCAACGGACCGTTCCGCCCCGGCGCCAGCGTGTTCGCCGATTTCGCCCCCGAGGACAGCGACACCGCCGCCGCTGCGGCCTATCAGGCCGACCTCGTCCGGCGCGTCGCAGCGCTGCAGGATGCTGCGGCATGA
- a CDS encoding NF038122 family metalloprotease, giving the protein MSLLQSVPQSSSITDDVGPPPSNPVELPEEAVEAELAQGDFGGVGAITAVNAGGLTINLLFDTAAMNAPASFRAGIQQAAAILASVISDRITVNIKIDYSGTGGGAAAGPDGGQWMTYSSVRSNLINYASAGDTTFNALPAASSIQGQSYVAVWNSQLKLWGGLGANDTTTDDGSATFATDINSNLLVGVALHELTHAFGRVPYGPQPDIFDLFRFSSPGVRLMTGGATASTAYFSVDGGVTKIGDYGQSSDPSDFLNSGVQGANDPFNEFYTYNTLQTLTAADLKQMDALGFHLVSATPVTIEALGSIKLVQLGTSYFLNPVAGGTGPVIKFGGITVQPGQLGGWNPIAAETSGSGYQVAWKMAGADLYTVWNVDSSGNYTGNAIGGVSGATAAFEAFETSFHQDLNGDGTIGVPTTVIEALGATSLVQAGNGYFLNPVGGGTGPQVKFGGANLVIGQLGGWNPIAAETSGSGYQIAWKMAGADLYTIWNVDSSGNYTGNAIGAFAGGSAAFEAFETSFQQDLNGDGTIGVPTTIIETLGATSLVQAGNGYFLNPVGGGTGPQVKFGSANLVVGQLGGWAPIGADAVGSGYQIAWKMSGSDLYTVWNVDGSGNYIGNAIGAVSGSNSGLEALETNLHQDLNGDGTIGIPTAVIEALGSTKLVQSGSSYHLDPIAGGTGPQISFGGSVVTVGQLGGWNPIGADVVGSGYQIAWKMTGADLYTVWNADNSGNYIGNAIGALSGSDSALETLETNLHQDLNGDGTIGVPAHASAGVQAMNAGSTDVMPTLPGLGSPSQDNFHFAHDSSGGTQISGVPASAPGPLPQSVPLAGHDSFVFGEHFGLISTPGFTPGSDTFVVDHNGLSSQSAPLTWLHDVTAGRAVITDAAQDAMTIQHVSVADLLAHLSSFHIL; this is encoded by the coding sequence ATGTCCTTGTTGCAATCCGTGCCGCAATCATCATCCATCACCGATGATGTCGGTCCGCCTCCGAGCAACCCGGTCGAGCTTCCAGAGGAAGCGGTCGAAGCTGAGCTCGCCCAGGGCGATTTCGGCGGAGTGGGCGCCATTACCGCGGTGAACGCCGGCGGGTTGACTATCAATCTGCTGTTCGACACCGCAGCAATGAATGCGCCTGCGAGCTTCCGCGCCGGAATCCAGCAGGCCGCAGCAATTCTCGCGTCGGTGATCTCGGACCGCATCACCGTCAACATCAAGATCGACTACAGCGGCACCGGCGGCGGCGCCGCCGCGGGCCCTGACGGCGGTCAGTGGATGACCTATTCCAGCGTTAGGTCCAACCTCATCAACTACGCCAGCGCTGGAGACACAACCTTCAATGCCCTGCCTGCGGCGTCGAGCATCCAGGGACAGTCTTATGTGGCGGTCTGGAATTCGCAGCTGAAGCTGTGGGGCGGCCTTGGCGCCAATGACACGACGACGGACGACGGCAGCGCGACTTTCGCGACCGACATCAATTCGAATCTGCTGGTCGGCGTTGCCTTGCACGAGCTGACGCATGCATTCGGCCGCGTGCCTTACGGGCCGCAGCCGGACATCTTCGATCTCTTCCGGTTCTCGAGTCCGGGCGTCCGCCTGATGACCGGTGGCGCGACCGCCTCCACCGCCTATTTCTCCGTCGATGGCGGCGTCACCAAGATCGGCGATTACGGGCAGTCGTCAGATCCGAGCGACTTTCTCAACAGCGGCGTCCAGGGCGCCAACGATCCGTTCAACGAATTCTACACCTACAACACGCTGCAGACCCTCACCGCCGCGGATCTCAAGCAGATGGATGCGCTTGGCTTCCATCTCGTTTCCGCAACGCCGGTGACCATCGAAGCGCTGGGATCGATCAAGCTCGTTCAACTAGGCACGAGCTACTTCCTCAACCCCGTCGCAGGCGGCACCGGGCCGGTGATCAAGTTCGGGGGCATCACCGTTCAGCCAGGACAGCTCGGCGGCTGGAACCCGATCGCGGCCGAGACCAGCGGCAGCGGCTATCAGGTCGCCTGGAAAATGGCTGGCGCCGACCTCTACACGGTGTGGAACGTCGACAGCAGCGGCAACTATACCGGCAATGCGATCGGCGGTGTTTCGGGAGCCACAGCGGCGTTCGAAGCGTTCGAGACCTCGTTCCATCAGGACCTGAATGGTGACGGCACGATCGGCGTTCCGACCACTGTCATCGAGGCGCTTGGCGCGACCAGCCTCGTGCAGGCGGGCAACGGCTACTTCCTCAATCCGGTCGGCGGCGGTACCGGCCCGCAGGTCAAGTTCGGCGGCGCCAACCTCGTCATCGGACAGCTCGGCGGCTGGAACCCGATTGCTGCCGAGACCAGCGGCAGCGGCTATCAGATCGCGTGGAAGATGGCTGGCGCCGATCTCTATACGATCTGGAACGTCGACAGCAGCGGCAACTACACTGGCAATGCGATTGGCGCGTTCGCAGGTGGCTCAGCTGCATTCGAAGCGTTCGAGACCTCGTTCCAACAGGACCTCAATGGCGACGGCACGATTGGCGTCCCGACCACGATCATCGAGACGCTGGGCGCAACCAGTCTCGTCCAGGCCGGCAACGGCTACTTCCTCAACCCCGTCGGCGGCGGAACCGGTCCTCAAGTGAAGTTTGGCAGCGCCAATCTGGTTGTGGGCCAGCTCGGCGGCTGGGCGCCGATCGGGGCAGATGCCGTCGGCAGCGGTTATCAGATCGCCTGGAAGATGTCCGGCTCCGACCTCTACACGGTCTGGAACGTCGACGGCAGCGGCAACTACATCGGCAACGCGATCGGCGCCGTCAGCGGCAGCAACAGCGGACTGGAAGCGCTTGAGACCAACCTGCATCAGGATCTCAATGGCGACGGCACGATCGGCATCCCAACCGCCGTGATCGAAGCGCTCGGATCGACCAAGCTCGTGCAATCCGGATCGAGCTACCACCTCGATCCGATCGCCGGCGGCACCGGACCGCAGATCTCGTTCGGCGGCAGCGTCGTGACGGTCGGTCAACTCGGCGGCTGGAATCCGATCGGCGCCGATGTCGTCGGCAGCGGCTATCAGATCGCCTGGAAGATGACCGGCGCCGATCTCTACACCGTCTGGAACGCCGACAACAGCGGCAATTACATCGGCAATGCGATCGGAGCTCTCAGCGGCAGCGACAGCGCGCTGGAAACGCTCGAGACTAACCTTCATCAGGATCTCAACGGGGACGGCACGATCGGCGTGCCCGCGCACGCCTCGGCAGGCGTCCAGGCGATGAATGCCGGCAGCACCGACGTGATGCCGACCCTGCCCGGCCTCGGCTCGCCCTCGCAGGACAACTTCCACTTCGCCCATGATAGCAGCGGCGGCACGCAGATCTCGGGCGTCCCGGCTTCCGCTCCGGGCCCCCTTCCCCAATCCGTCCCGCTGGCTGGACACGACAGCTTCGTATTCGGCGAGCACTTCGGGCTGATCAGCACGCCCGGCTTCACTCCGGGCAGCGACACGTTCGTCGTCGATCACAACGGATTGTCGAGCCAATCGGCGCCGCTGACATGGCTTCACGACGTCACCGCAGGCCGTGCGGTCATCACCGACGCGGCGCAGGATGCGATGACGATCCAGCACGTTTCGGTGGCCGACCTGCTCGCGCATCTGTCGAGCTTCCACATCCTCTGA